A genome region from Sphingobacteriaceae bacterium GW460-11-11-14-LB5 includes the following:
- a CDS encoding delta-aminolevulinic acid dehydratase, whose protein sequence is MLNRPRRLRKNPLVREMVAETRLSKDMFVYPYFVVPGNNVTHAIDAMPGVNHYSVDTLVKDVEAGMKKGLNKIMLFGVGDEKSEDAKSAYHDHSLVPTAVRELKKQFGDDLYVITDVCVCSYTTHGHCGILENDYVQNDKTVEVIAKMALTHAEAGADMFAPSDMMDGRIEAMRNLLDENGFVNAAIMSHATKFASAYYGPFREAADCAPSKGDRKAYQMDFRNPLEALREAALDEQEGADVLMVKPGLAYLDIIQRLKQDTNLPIAVYNVSGEYSMVKAAAERGWIDEQKVVMETMHAFARAGASIITTYHIKDILNNNWL, encoded by the coding sequence ATGTTAAATCGTCCGCGCAGATTAAGGAAAAATCCTTTAGTGAGAGAGATGGTAGCCGAAACACGGTTATCGAAAGATATGTTTGTGTACCCTTATTTTGTGGTGCCAGGCAATAATGTAACCCACGCTATCGATGCCATGCCAGGGGTAAACCATTATTCGGTTGATACGCTGGTAAAAGATGTTGAGGCTGGAATGAAAAAAGGCCTTAACAAAATTATGCTTTTTGGTGTTGGTGATGAAAAATCGGAAGATGCAAAGTCTGCTTATCACGATCATTCTTTAGTACCAACGGCGGTTCGTGAGCTCAAAAAACAATTTGGAGATGATTTATATGTCATTACCGATGTTTGCGTTTGTTCTTATACCACCCATGGTCATTGCGGTATTTTAGAGAACGATTATGTTCAAAACGATAAAACGGTTGAAGTAATTGCAAAAATGGCTTTAACGCATGCCGAAGCTGGGGCGGATATGTTTGCGCCGTCGGACATGATGGACGGAAGGATTGAGGCGATGCGTAATCTTTTAGATGAAAACGGTTTTGTAAATGCAGCCATTATGAGCCACGCTACAAAATTTGCTTCTGCCTATTATGGTCCTTTTAGGGAGGCTGCAGACTGTGCGCCAAGTAAAGGCGACAGAAAGGCTTATCAGATGGATTTCAGAAACCCGTTGGAGGCGCTGCGAGAAGCCGCTTTAGATGAACAGGAAGGTGCTGATGTATTAATGGTGAAACCAGGTTTAGCCTATTTGGACATTATCCAACGGTTAAAACAAGATACCAATTTACCAATTGCAGTTTACAACGTTTCGGGCGAATACTCAATGGTAAAAGCAGCTGCCGAACGTGGCTGGATAGACGAACAAAAAGTAGTGATGGAAACCATGCATGCCTTTGCCCGTGCTGGCGCAAGTATTATAACTACATATCACATTAAAGATATTTTAAATAACAATTGGCTATAG
- a CDS encoding hydroxymethylbilane synthase — translation MVKKLTIGTRGSDLALWQANHIKDELAAIGIEAEIKIIKTQGDKILNLRLDKLEGKGFFTKELEEELLGGTIDLAVHCLKDLPTAHPEGLIIAALPPREEASEYLLILKDCVDVSQKLSLKKGAMVGTSSNRRKAQLLGLRPDLEVEDLRGNVPTRIQKLRDEDYDAILIAKAGVKRLNLDVSDLHVEELETTEFIPAPAQGALAIQIRENDTELFDALQKLHDPETAETVTVERKVLNLFEGGCHMPLGCYCKKENGKFEIWTSKAETADHFPERLFLRAESTEGLAEKIVAKFNVERKKPAKVFISREIGEHSYFRRALENNNIEIEGRSLIRTFPIVTVLDQFILRHVDWVFFSSRNSVEYFFNLKPVLPKKTKFGVVGRGSEDALRKFGHFADFVGESGDITEVAEDFAQLVGGQQILFPRAQDSLQSIQKSLPADAKIIDLPIYETVIEDDIDQSYADVLIFTSPSNVDAYFADNLLEPGQQVIAIGNSTGKKFDEMGVKYALPYSPDEIGLAEAVFGIEMR, via the coding sequence ATAGTGAAGAAATTAACCATCGGAACACGCGGTAGCGACCTGGCTTTATGGCAAGCAAATCATATAAAAGATGAATTGGCTGCAATTGGAATAGAAGCAGAAATAAAAATCATTAAAACGCAGGGCGATAAAATCCTGAATTTAAGATTAGATAAACTGGAAGGCAAAGGCTTTTTTACCAAAGAACTGGAAGAAGAGCTTTTGGGTGGAACAATTGACCTGGCTGTACATTGCCTTAAAGATTTACCCACTGCACATCCCGAAGGATTGATTATTGCTGCCTTACCACCACGTGAAGAAGCAAGTGAATATCTTTTGATTTTAAAAGATTGTGTAGATGTTTCGCAAAAGCTTTCGTTAAAAAAAGGAGCAATGGTTGGTACTTCATCTAATCGACGTAAAGCGCAGTTATTGGGCTTACGTCCCGATTTAGAGGTTGAAGACCTACGTGGAAATGTGCCTACCCGTATCCAAAAACTTCGTGATGAAGATTACGATGCCATCTTAATTGCTAAGGCTGGTGTGAAGCGCTTAAATCTTGATGTGAGCGATTTACATGTGGAAGAATTGGAAACCACTGAGTTTATACCGGCACCTGCACAGGGAGCCTTGGCTATTCAGATCAGGGAAAACGATACCGAACTTTTTGATGCACTACAAAAACTGCATGATCCGGAAACGGCAGAGACTGTAACTGTAGAACGTAAGGTTTTAAACCTTTTCGAAGGTGGTTGCCACATGCCTTTAGGTTGTTATTGTAAAAAGGAAAACGGAAAATTCGAAATTTGGACTTCAAAGGCCGAAACTGCTGATCATTTTCCTGAGCGTTTGTTTTTACGTGCAGAAAGTACCGAAGGTTTGGCAGAAAAAATTGTAGCCAAATTTAATGTAGAAAGAAAGAAACCCGCAAAGGTTTTCATCTCGCGCGAGATTGGCGAACACAGTTATTTCCGTAGGGCATTAGAAAATAATAATATTGAAATAGAAGGACGTTCGTTAATCCGTACGTTCCCGATCGTAACTGTTTTAGATCAGTTTATCTTAAGACATGTGGATTGGGTTTTCTTCAGTAGCCGCAATAGTGTAGAATATTTTTTCAACTTAAAACCAGTATTGCCTAAGAAAACGAAATTTGGTGTAGTGGGAAGAGGTTCGGAAGATGCTTTGCGTAAGTTTGGTCATTTTGCCGATTTTGTTGGCGAGAGTGGCGATATTACCGAAGTTGCAGAAGATTTTGCGCAATTGGTTGGCGGTCAGCAAATATTGTTTCCAAGAGCACAGGATTCTTTACAATCGATTCAAAAATCATTACCGGCTGATGCTAAAATAATCGATCTGCCAATTTACGAAACGGTAATAGAAGATGATATTGATCAAAGTTATGCCGATGTATTGATTTTTACCAGCCCATCAAATGTTGATGCTTATTTCGCTGATAATTTATTGGAACCCGGCCAGCAGGTAATCGCCATCGGAAATTCTACCGGTAAGAAATTTGATGAAATGGGCGTGAAGTATGCATTGCCTTATTCGCCTGATGAAATTGGATTGGCTGAAGCAGTTTTTGGGATAGAGATGAGATAG